The Malus domestica chromosome 17, GDT2T_hap1 genome contains the following window.
CATCCTCTGGTATTGCAATGCCTCCATTTGCATTGCTGCCTTCTCTTCTTGAAGCCTTGTTATCATAGCCATAGTCTGGTTGGCGGCAATTGCAGACGCACTCCTCTCTTGCTCTAGTTCTGCGTACAAGGAACTTATAGCTTTACGTTCAGCTGTCAGAGCTTCTTTGAGCCGTCCAATCGTTGTAAAAGGATCTCCATCTTCCATCTCACTGACCCCACTTCCATCCAAATACTCTTCTACCGCCGGCTCTTTTTTCTCACCCGGTTTCTTGTGCAAGGAACAAAGACTGTTTACTGATGTTGGTGAGTTCGGAATCTTCTCTTCCTCCGATTCTTGATCATTTTCGAGCTTACTTGTTTCCTCTTTCGGTATACCTTCTTCAGTGTGCCTTAAACCTGTCAAAATTAAATTTACCGTAAACACCAGCTCTTTCTTTTTTAACAATTACACTACTTGTAGTGCTAAATGCCTTTCATCAAATCAGTTtctgtatataggtggagataTGATATGATTTTGAGATTTACCGTATTCACTCTGATCCGAGAATGTATCAGGTACATTGGCAATTTCAAAGCACGTCGAAGAAGAACCTTCTTGAGCCCGAGGGTGATCAGTTTCACGGTCACCCACTTCTGTGCTTGACAAATTTCTTGGTATAATGTGATCAACAGAAATACTTTCTTCTTCAGATGCTGCATGGAATTAAGAATCAGAATGCAAAATAAACTTATAGCGAATAAATTTAGTGAATAACTACAATTCTTCTGTACCTGGTGGATCATTTTGTTCTTTGTTATCAGGTTCTTCAATTCGAACAAATAATGTTTGAGCTCCTGGATCAGTGACAAGTTCATCACATGGCTTGCCAAGCAAATCTTGTTTTCCCTCTTCCGCGTCTACCTCAGAAGAGTTATCAGTAAAACCCCTCGCCATATCTAAGCTTTCAACTTCTCCATTACTTGTGTTAACTGCACTCTCGTTTACCATGAGTACTAATGATGCTTCTCCAGAGAGTTGAGGTTGAGATCCGATGTTTGAGTCGGAAGCGAAATTCACTTCATGATGATCATGCTCTCTCACCTCTTCCTCTTTTACATTGCGGATTCCTTGGTCTACTGTAGTTGAAAAATCAATCAACTCCACAGGAATCAACCGGTGATTGTGAGCACCGATCAAACCATTCTCGGAAGATAGGGGGATGATTTCGAGAGAGTAGTCTTCTTCAAAGCAACACTGAATGCTAGTAGCACTAGCATCGGAGGATTGATGGACAAGGTTCGAGCTGTTAGAATCTGACCGCACAATTTCAAGAGAACCTCCTTTGTTGTCTTCATCTGCATCATTTTTCTGACATAGCAATACTGACCTAGACCTCAGACAATCTTCCACTGCACCACCTCTGAAGCTAGAACTGCAAACATCCGAAGTAAGTTGTTGCTCGTCTGCCACTCTATCGTCCTCATGTTCTTCATTCGTTGTCTCTAACTCATAGCCATTGTCACTGTGAGTTGACAGGCTATCGGGTTTGTTTGCACTTTGATACTCGCCTccattgtttccatcatccgcAGCCTCTACAGCTGAATCTCCTTTCCGGGCATACTCCAAAGAACCCCAAGAAGGCTCAGACGGTGGAGAACAAGGACGGGAAAACATGTTGGATATCTTAGTGGCATGGCTCTCACATACAACATCTGTGTAAGAGTTGTTTGAGCTGTTGCCTTGTTCCAAGACGCGATTGATTCTACAAGTACACAACGGGCAAGGCTGTTTGAGACCAAAGTAATCGGCAAATTTGGTGATCAAGTAACTGAGCAAAGAGTTGAGGAGGAGGAGTGCTATCAAAATCCATTCAAGGACAGCATAGACTAGAATTACAATCAACTTCGGGGTGTTCCTGTGCAACATGGTTGCAAACTTGTTGCCTGCCatggatggagagagagagagagagagagagagaggaatgcTTCAGCTCTAAGTTGGTTTACAGTAAAAATtatgttttcttcttcattttatcAAAAAGGGGGAGCGGGGATCCGTCTTCAGCGTTGGAAAAGGAAATACGATTAGAAAGAAAGGTGGTTTGTAATGTGCGTTAAAGACTATGAACTATAAACCCGCGCCCGTAGAAGAAAGTAAAAGTTATCGGCACAAGTATTATGTAATTAATTTGTACTTGTTAATTGTTAATCAAATAAATGCATACGCTACCTGGGATTCTTGTTATATTTGGAATTAAAGTGAGAGGCAGGGAATGATGAAACATGGGTTGTCATTTGTCAACAGACACTCAACAGTGGCAGGCATGATAAAAAAGCTAACAAGAAAAAAAGCAAAGTCGAAGAAAAAAGGGAAGGAACTGGATCTAATTGGGGGGTTTTTGGAAGTGATTGGAGAGCCTTTGTATAAATAAAGTTGGTTCTATAATATCTTGCTTTTGCTCCTGGGCCTGTGTATGTTTGCTTTAACTTTTTTAAAAGGAGTAGTGTTACCAGACATTATTTTTTACCTTTCACACGTCTTTCTGAATTTTCGGCTGTTGGATCGAATGAGTTGGAGAAGATTAAAAGATAACAATTAAAAAGAAGTATGTAAgaggtaaaaataaatatatggaTATCTTTCAAAAAGTTCATTACTGGGTTTCAGAAACATAACAAATATCAACCAAACGCTTCCTTGAAATGTTTAAAGGGCTGATTTTCACACACTCATATTTTGTCCTTTTATATTCCCGATTATTTACTTTTGGATTGAATAAATGAAAGATAATTaatggacaaaaataaataggagTGTGCAAGAGGACAAATGAGGTCTGTTGGATTGAGTAAATCAGGAGAAAACTGCCAAGTATAAACAAAGATATATACAAGGAATAATAGGGCGTGCGATTATTATTTCTCGAATGTgctataacaaaaaataaagcaAAACGAAAAAGTCGACAGTTACCTAACACCTTAATAAATatctgttttttttaatttttttagtaactTGTTGGCTTTGTAGTACAATAAATTACAAAAGATCAAGAGGTCTAGAGTTCGACCAACACTTGAATCATCGAATTGTTACCAGAAAAATGAAATTACCCCTAACAGATAGAAGTACAAACAACACTGAAGAAACTAGTAGACCCACATGTTATAGTGGGATATGGGTCTCTTGTCTCTTGAAATAAAACATGTCGAAGGTTTTATTGCAAATGTCCTCCATAATTTTGAACAACTGGCTAGAGACCTCACAAGTCGCAATTCATGTGCAAAACCACCAACTTGTGGAACATGACGATAGAATCCATGGATTTCCAACCCTTATGATTACCCGACTCTTTTTCTCCTTTCACACACCGCTTCTTTCTCTGAATTCGTTTGATTTCTTTAATCTAAATGCTAGAAATAAACATGTTGTGTAGAGAAAAATGGTGCGCGGACACGTCCCTTGGTGAAAAGTTCTGCAAAACTGAACgttatataaatttgtaacaCTCTCTGAACTATAAACCCTAGACAGcaatttgaacaaaattaaGTAGTTTACTAACATGATAGGATTTGTAGCTAATGAGACGTCCCAAGTTTGAATCCCCCAGCCGTTGTGAATCATTTGACATATATTTCGATAAGATAAGAAAAAGAATGCAGCAATTTATCTATGTACAGAATTTAAGCCTCCATGTGAATACCTACTCTACAGTTGTATAACTATGTCAATCTGTATTTGCATTGTCGTCGGATTGTTGGCTTTCATCTTCTCGAATGGTATTTTGGTTCATCGTAAACCTCCAGCTATCTCCTTCCTCAATCTTCCATTGTTTCTTAAGTTCAAAGATTGCTTTAGAGGCTGCGGCAGCAATTGCTGGATTGCTATCTTCTGCGAGTCTCTGCAAGAAAGGCATGAGTTTCTGGCATCATCACGGCAAAGAATGATGAATACAATTATTTAATTTCCAGCAAACCTGTAATGCTCCCATTCCTGCATTACCAAGAGTCCACATAGATGGAGCTGCAGCCAAAGCATTGGCCACTGCTTGCCTATACAACAGAAAACAAACAGGTAAGAGTGGATGATATACAAGTCAAGTAGGAGTCGACAGAAACTAAGGAATCAAAGTTCAAACAGGCTTCCTTGTCGCTGGAATTTGTTATATTACTCAAAAATATATTCAGTAGCACGATTGTTTTAAATTAATGTCAGCGTCAGACTTCTATTTGGCTATCTACTGCCTTCTCATAGGTTAGGGTTATTATGCATTTTACAGTGAAATGGATCACAAATTCGCAATATATAAAATGACAAACAAATTCCTAAAAGAAACACAAGTGACACTTTTCTCAGCATTGTTTCCAAAAAGAGAGGCAAAATAATTCCAAGAAGCCTTGTCCATGCACGTCAGTAAAGTAAAGCATATTGCATGATTGGCTTTGTATGCTTAAATCTTAGTTTCACAACACAACAATACAGACTAAACTGTAAGCTTGTGAGGGAAAATGTATGCATTTGTCACGTTGAAGGGGGTTAAGATTGTCCAAGGAGCACTATAAGATAAGTAATGCTTGCATAACTTACCTGGTGTTGACATCAGGAGAACTTGAACACTCCGCCAATAACGATACACTACTTTTACCATCCATTGCATCGAGATCAATTAGAGTCGCAATTAACAGCTCGAGCTACTCCAGATAGAAAAGATAATTTAAATAAGCGACCCTACAAGCAGTCTAACATAGTAACATTAACTGCTAGATCAGATCATGAACATAAATACGTATTTAGATATGGACCTCTTCAGGATCGGTATAATCAATTCCATCAGCTTCAAAGAAGGCAGAAGCCATACTCCAGTAAGCTTCCTGTACACAACCAGTCACATGGTTGTAATATCCTGAATCTCAAGAAAGTAGAAAGAAAGAGAACTGGAGAATTCCAGGAAAAGGGGACCTGAATTGCCGTAATGCGATCAGTAGATACTTCTCCAGGAGGGAAATCAAGACTTTTCCCATTCTTTTCAAGCATTATACGCCCCAGTATGTCATTTTCTGATATAACACCATTTTCGCTTTGCAGAGGactggatgttgacatgagatATTATGCTCCAAAGGTGAATACACAAGTGATAGAAGGGATCAAACTACGAAGGAACTTAACAATCACAAAAGAAACTTACAAATTGTACAATTTGTTTACCATCCTGTCAAGAATATTTTTGACAAACTGCATATAATATGTAAAAAATTCAGAGAACACAGAGCAACATAACTAGACATGATAAACTAGAAACATATTCTCCTACAAGTATCCTTGATTAGTATtgcaaaacaaaatcaatttacCTCCAAAGCCATTAGGGCATCTTCCATTGCACGTTGTTTCGCACGGAGGTCAGCACGGCGCAAATCAGCCTAAGAGAGTCAACACAGCACCAAGATGCATATTTAGTGCATTATTATCATCATTGTATTTTCCAGACAACTAAAATTGTTTTCCATAAGTAACACTGCACTTTtacaatatatattttatatacatacacataatGTAGAATCGAATTTCAAAAAacttgaattgttttttaattataCTAGAATACTAGCAACGGTTTTCTAAGCATTGGATGCAGATTCATGTACCCTCTCTTGTTTGTACTCTTGTGCATCAATCAAGCCCTTATTTACGTGCATTTCTTTCTACTTTGAcatctttttcattttcttggatTGTTTCCTGGCTCGCTTATTTCTATTTTACACTCTCGTAGTTTAACTACACACACTAATGGGTATTAGAAGTAAACTATTAAACTATAGTAACCTAGTTTAGAGTCAAATATACCGGCAGGGCACACTGTTTTCACCTTATACGTTGCATATTCATCATTAATACATATTGTATGAAGCTCTTATAGTTAATTGATGCATAATGAATGATTTCAATTTCTTCAAAGTTTCCTtcaaaatttccatgttttgaGACACTACATCATGTCAAACAACAGATGAAACAAAAAGAGTTTCTTTCTGTGAAACGCGTACCTCTAAGGCTCCGTCACTCCAATGCTTATCTGCAGCGGTTTTCAATCTAGACTCGGCTTTGTCTTTTAAGATTTGCAGAGGATTTTTGGTTATCAAATTAGTAAAAAGATTCAATGTTTTAATAAAAAGCTGcccaaaaaaaaactatttatatTTAGGCCCTATTTATTTATCCCAGAAAGGCTGggcttaaatattttttaaaaaatagttCATGGCTTAAAAATAGAGACACCAAAAGTAAGTGTTTATTACAAGTGTTGCTTTGTGACTTACTGTTAAAAACCCCCTTAAATAATACACATACCATAGCAATATGATGAAGGAGCTCGGCTTTCTTCTTCACATTACGGTCAATTTTCTCAGTATCCTCTTTTGCCCGTGCTACAGAGCAGAAGGTCAGGATAACAACATCATAAGTTTCTTGAGAAAGATGACTGCATGTTTAGGCAACCAGAAAAAAAGAGAACCAAATAATCCATTCTCccattaaataaacaaaaagaatttaGAAGCCAGAAgttctaaaaggagaaaaatatTCATCCAAGAACATATACAAAATCCTTGGTTGAGTGCTCATTCCCCAGAATGAACATTCGAAGGAATGCCTCAAAACGTGGAATCAGCATTCTCCCATTTTATCATGATGAGGTGTCCGTATATTCTCCTACTCTGCCAGAGCCACTAACTTCCTTATCTAACTTCATCTACATCACCATACCCCTGTTCCAGGTTTATCTCCAGTCAAAAGATTGACCCATGGTCttctgatgagtagattttatattatatattttaccctaatcttagtatattttggttaatattttggaagaattttgatactttgaattgtattttcaatataggactttcggcttcctctggagcaaaacaggatcaaatggacgaattttggagtaattccagttggaggacgttcgtgagtcacttagcttgatcgtatcaaaatttgggatttttccaccaagcggtgaTTTTCtgacgatgaaataaagaagcagtgcgcagtgctggaaagtgacgtttttgggcttaaattgcgtttttggagcccaagatgacctcggatgggttcgtggccttctggaaaagtgttcagaatagtccaaacattaaatccagctatattgggccagttttggagcagcttatgggccaaaacgtggctgttcagattttagacgaatttttatcatttaatttagggttatgttttctagggtttttgtgggggcttagcagatatattgcttggccgtctacagttttaggggacgctttattttatgcaatactGGAGACAGAGAGgagtgctagggttttgaagattttctacttgaaggtgttttcaatctttttcttaagaatattttctatgatttcaattatgaatatgcggaactaatttcttttgctagggcgaagccttgagccttagcatgaatatgtgatttttatttaattgcttatgatcgattgcatgcgtactttgaattgttaatcaccgggataaaaactatctaattgtcgtaatgcctgatcaccattaggatctttagaaaagtaatttgatgcaattttggtcggaaggttccctgaaattgacgctggcttcttgtgattaataattgtaatttctcttaggatgaatatcacgtcttaaggattgcatggtttttcaaaggattttcataaagcataatgagtctttcatgttcatatttgatccgaacgtccggacgggttgcatgttagatatacgttctacgttggaggttccaagtagaatatgaattaggaaaatctaaccttcaaagtggtatgtgtagatcataagtaatgggtaaaaattcataggattactaggtgatggtggaaccctagtgccttCTCAATTTGATTTTCTCAAAACTGTTTTTTTCTCTAgtcctaatattgcagattgtcttatcattaatagttaaattcgtttttaatttaagtaggttataaaatcaatcatctaaatttctactttacaatcatTAATTGGAATCTgatttgtttcgaattatttaataatccctgtggagaatgaccttgcgagatccgtttatactacaataaccttgtgattcttgcaagtaaaatagaaggtttttatcgcattcacataagcagtaaaaatcctatcatcttCCAATCTAATAACGATGAATTACTGCATTATGCTATACACACACGCGTACAAAATCCTTTTGGAGTATTTTGGGTTAAAC
Protein-coding sequences here:
- the LOC103432326 gene encoding myosin-binding protein 3-like; amino-acid sequence: MAGNKFATMLHRNTPKLIVILVYAVLEWILIALLLLNSLLSYLITKFADYFGLKQPCPLCTCRINRVLEQGNSSNNSYTDVVCESHATKISNMFSRPCSPPSEPSWGSLEYARKGDSAVEAADDGNNGGEYQSANKPDSLSTHSDNGYELETTNEEHEDDRVADEQQLTSDVCSSSFRGGAVEDCLRSRSVLLCQKNDADEDNKGGSLEIVRSDSNSSNLVHQSSDASATSIQCCFEEDYSLEIIPLSSENGLIGAHNHRLIPVELIDFSTTVDQGIRNVKEEEVREHDHHEVNFASDSNIGSQPQLSGEASLVLMVNESAVNTSNGEVESLDMARGFTDNSSEVDAEEGKQDLLGKPCDELVTDPGAQTLFVRIEEPDNKEQNDPPASEEESISVDHIIPRNLSSTEVGDRETDHPRAQEGSSSTCFEIANVPDTFSDQSEYGLRHTEEGIPKEETSKLENDQESEEEKIPNSPTSVNSLCSLHKKPGEKKEPAVEEYLDGSGVSEMEDGDPFTTIGRLKEALTAERKAISSLYAELEQERSASAIAANQTMAMITRLQEEKAAMQMEALQYQRMMEEQSEYDQDALQLLNDLMNKKEKEKQELERELEIYQKKVLDYEEKEKIRIMSRIKYGSVKSRNSSASCSQSWDSDALSIDLNVEARDEESGFGGLQESNNNNNATDDAGLSLEDLALDCVKNMSVLDESLAGFEEERLSILDQLKALEEKLITLGANEELGDDFKLAEHSPAYSLKDFEENHDFSSPEENGTSNGFSEDKHHPEGKTLGSMVKRLLPLLDATDNETEEGLTHEEHIDRSESIETMRNSITNFELNDGKIAIEEEVDHVYERLQALEADREFLKHCMSSIKKGDKGVDLLQEILQHLRDLRAVELRVKNTNDPEGDEVAVD
- the LOC103432295 gene encoding senescence-associated protein AAF, chloroplastic-like, giving the protein MILKDKAESRLKTAADKHWSDGALEADLRRADLRAKQRAMEDALMALEFVKNILDRMVNKLYNFPLQSENGVISENDILGRIMLEKNGKSLDFPPGEVSTDRITAIQEAYWSMASAFFEADGIDYTDPEELELLIATLIDLDAMDGKSSVSLLAECSSSPDVNTRQAVANALAAAPSMWTLGNAGMGALQRLAEDSNPAIAAAASKAIFELKKQWKIEEGDSWRFTMNQNTIREDESQQSDDNANTD